CTCTATCAACCGCCGATCTTTCAACAACTGCTTTCAGCTGCCCGCCACTTTCCACCACGCCACTCTCAAGCCCTGCGCCAACCCAAAAGTACGACATGTCGCCCAAATACATTACCAAGCTCGAAGACAAGTTAGTCGTCGTAATCGGCGGAACATCCGGCATCGGGTTCGCCGTCGCGGAAGCCAGCGTCGAGTTCGGCGCGCGCGTCGTGGTCGCGAGCCGGAGCCAGGAAagggtcgacgacgcggtcAAGAAGCTCGTGACATCCTACCCCGACGCTGGAAACCGGATCCGGGGCCACGTCGTAAACCTTTACGGCAACGAATCGGAGGCGAGCATCACGGGACTCTTCGAATCCATCACCAATAACGGAAGAGATCAGGTCGaccacgtcgtcgagacggcgGGTGAGAGCATCGGCTCGCTCACCTTGCCGGAAGTGACGCCGCAGCGCATTGCGGAGGCAACCAGCTCACGAGTCACCGGATCTGTTATGCTCGCCAAGGTGGTCGGCAACTATCTCAAGAAGGCGCATACTTCTTCGCTCACCTTCACCGGCGGAGCGCTTGCAGAGAAACCACCGCCGGGAATGAGTGTGATGGCCAGCATCGGCGGGGCCAAGAACTCGCTGACGAGGGGGCTTGCCGTCGACCTGAGCCCCGTGAGGGTGAACCTCGTCGCCCCCGGGGCGGTCCAGACTGCCGTGCTTGATTCATTCTTCGAGAGCATGGGACTTGAAAAGGGCAGCGCTGGTTTCGAGGCCGCGAAGACGATGCTCAAGAACGCTTCAGTATCGGGCAGGATCGGAGACCCAGAGGACGTGGCCGAGGCCTATCTGTCGTTGATGAGGAACCACTTCGTTACGGGAACGATCCTCGATGTGAATGGCGGCATGTTTCTCAAGTAAGACTGGATTTGAGCCAGACGGTCCACGGGCTTCTGAGGCAGCAGCCCTGGCTACCTCTAGGTCCCAGTCTGTGGCCTGTCCCCAGCTATCATCAGCTAGAAAACAATTTTATATGCAGCCTGTGGGAGGTATCTATTAGCTTTGGCCATCCCCAGCTCACTGTCGTAGAATACAACGACTTCATCGAAAGGTTACCAGAACCAGCGTCCCGACTGAGTACTTGAGGCACTGATCCAAAAAGTTGTGGACATGGCGCCTTTCAAAAGAAATTCCAATGGCccagacagagacagactACAAATGAGCATATCGAGCTGTGAGAGTCTCCTCACACAAAAGTCTCATGGGATATAAAACCTCTACTCATCTCAAGCctcagagagagagaccagTTCCAATCCTTTcaccctctcccccccccccccctaaaACCACTCCGTCACTTCTTCACCCATCACTCAGAGTCGACCCACTCAAACGGCAGCTCGTCCCCTCTCCGGTCGAACCTCGCACGCTCCTCCGGGCTCAGATCGGCCCTCAGcgcggccgcctcggcgctgaggtcgtcgacctccatatcggccacggcctcggcgagcgcctcgccggcctcgccctggtccatgtcgtcgtcgtcgctgtcgccgccgtccatctcgtagtcctcgtcgtcggcgtcgtccacgTCCTGCGCGATCTTCAACCGCTCCGCCTCCTgcgcccggcgccgccagcccTGCAGCGCGGCGATGCACTCGGCGTGTCGGAAGGCCGCGGCGTCGGGCCACCCGTGGGCCGCGTAGATCTGCGCCGGCTCActctcggccgaggacgaggagaaggaggggccCAGGATCTCGGCGTCCAGGTCCTCGGTGGGAGGCAGCGGGACGTGGCTCCGGCCCAGTTCCGGCACGAgcttggagaagaagtccAGGACGGAGTAGGACTGGGAGGTCCGCCAGGGCTTGTTGCGCGGGACCCTCGCGACGCCGTAGCGGCGCTCCTGGTAGGGCGTCAAGACGCCCCGGCCGCAGTCCACGATCCACCAGTACGGCCGGGCGTCCGGCTTGGTGGCGGCCGTGCTGTTCTTCGCGGACGAGATGCGGTCGCCAAAGGTGAGGCAGACGACGTCCGGCGGCAGGTCCATgggcgcggcgggcgtgTCGGCCATGGGGAGggcggccagctcgaggagccCCGCGTCGCCCCGGTCGGACCAGCGGCTGAAGGTGCCCAGGTGGCGGAGGTAGCGCACGGGTTTCGATCCCGGCGCGACGTTCCAGGGACCGGGCCGGGGGCCGTCGTGCATGGGCCGGGGGTAGGGCAGATGGCGCAGGAGATCGATGACGGTCTCGGAGCGTCGCAGGGCGCGCAGGGCGCcaacgtcgaggtcggcgtcggtccAGCCGCCGGGGGGCGGGAAGTCGACGTAGGATGCCGGGACATAGGCCGTGCTCGTGAGGGTGAGGTAGTACTGGGTGagaccggcgacgacgtcgtcgcggtTGTAAGCGCAGTCGaggggttgttgttgaggGAGCGTCATGGCGGACATGTTGACGAAGGGGACGGTCAAGCGACGTTCGATACAGTGGCGGAACAAAACGAATATAAGTCTCAAAGGGAGCCTGAGAGGTAAAATATGCCGTGGAATATGCCGTGAGGAAGCCCAGCTCGAGAGACTGTGAGGTTTGTTGACTGGGAGTTTTGGTTGCTGTTGGACGCGACGCGTTTGCACACACCATGTATCTCACTCACCCCGCTCTCCAATAGATCAACACAGGCCCTATGTCTATGTATTAGCTCCAATAACCACCCCCCCGGCCTCGCTTGGCTGGACCATCCGTGGGTGACTCGCCATCCGGTTTTGGagaaggtggtggtggtgcgggAGGATGCAGACGTTATCGTGTTCCAACGATAACCGAATCTGGTTATCGTCAGGGAACAATAGCACTAACATAACAAGCCTGCCTGCATTGTGAGTATGGTTGTTGGGGGGATAAGGAACGAACTCCAGTCTCGCCCCAGAGCGACTGAAGCACTCATTCTTGTACCTCTTGCGTGAGTGAAACATGGGGGACATTCCTGTTTGTACGTTTACTTCCTCCGTCTACTGAACGATTCAATCGCAAGTTGTTTATTACTGTTTGAAGGGGGGAAGTGGGATTCATGATAGTTAATGACTCGAAAAGCCCCTCAGAGTCCCGGAATGGTGAAGCGTTCAAATGCTACCAGGATGACACGGCACTCACTGACTGCCCCAGAGGGGTACAAGCGCCATGTGCGCAGGGTTGCTGAGGGACGCCGTCATACATACCATGCTTATGCTGTCAGCAGTCTAAATCATCCACGCGGGGGGTTTGTTGATATTGCagttttgtgtgtgtgtgtgtgtgtgtgtatcaAAGATGAGTTGAGTTACGTTCAACAAGAGACAGACACATGAGGGCGAGTTCTGGACGGATACTGATCCATGCTCTCATATCGGCTGCCATCAGGACTAACCTAACATAACACCACCAACGTCGCTGCCCTTGCCATCCCACTCACGGCTTTCATATCAGAACGATCTCCCCCTCTCGCTCACTTCACAACCCACAACACAACATCACACCGAAGCCCGGCCCGTCCCCAGCTGCGCCACCGCCCAGTTCCTCATGCGCACCGTCGCATCGCCCACCCGCCCGGCCTGCCCCTCGAGCAGGATGAAGTCGTGCGCCTCGTGCTCCGCCAGCTCGAAGAGGAGGTCCAGGTCGTTGTTCCCGCAGCCGACGTGCTCGGCGAAGGCCCGGATGTCGTCCCGGAAGGCCTCCTGCTGGCCCCCCGTGACGTACAGgctcgccgcggcggccgagatgtcGTCGGCCCACGCCATGTCGCCGTCCATGGGCATCGCCATGGCCAGGTCGCTCTCGTCCGACTTGCCGCGCACGGGGAAGCGCGGgtgcagcagctcggccgccgcgcgcAGCATCGCGCGCGCCGTCACCATGTCGACGTGGTCGTTCTCGCGgaaggccggcgccgaggtcttGCTGCTGAGCCACGGCGAcacgaggaagacgccggcgagccGCCCCTCGGGACGCAGCGCGGGGATCTCGAGGTGGCACGGGTGGCAGATGTGGCGGACGACGGAGCAGGCGAGGTTCCCGCCGGCcgagtcgccgccgacgaggaggtcgccggGCTTGATGCCCGACAGGAGAAGCTGgttgagggcggcgatggcctgctGCAGCTGGGTCGGGTACCGCGCCTCCGGCACGAGGGTGTACTGcagcacggcgacggcgacctcggcgtggAGCCCCGGCCCGCCGTTGACGTAGGCCTCCCAGCACCACTCGAGGTGTCCCGGGAGCAAGGGCACGGCGTAGCCTCCGCCGTGGAAGAAGAGCACGAACTTGGTCGCCTTCTGCCGGTTGCCGATCCACAGGATGGAGCCGTCGTTGGCCGGCAGCATCTCGACGTTGCGCCGCAGCCGGTCGGCGAGCTCCGGGTGCCGCTTGGCCTTGTGGGCGATCCACCTCTCGTACGTGACAATGGACGGGGGCAACAGGAACTGGATCTCGCGGGCGCGCATGCAGCCCAGGGCGAAGCGGTAGTAGGCGCagaaggcgaagaagcgCATCGAGACGCCCCTCGCGAGGGCGAAGGGCGCGCCGTACAGGAAGTTCCATATCAACTGGAGGGGAGCTGGAGGTCGCAGTTAGTTGTCGTCGACAGTCTTGCAGTCTTACAGCACACTCATTATCATATCTACTACAAGGCAgcatagagagagagagaggagtcAACGTACCGCGGAAGAGCAGGCGCAACACCAAATCCCGCTTCTCCCACAGCGAAAGCTGCGGTCTCGATGCCGACATTTTCACAACCCGTCGTTCGTTCCCCTCTTGTCACACACGCGATGCTTTCGCTCAGAAAGgcaaagaagaggagggagtggaggaaggggggtggaggagagGTTCGTTGGGTTTGTTCGTCTGGTGTCCCAGAGACGGGGGGCCTATCGAGTTTGGTGTGGCCAAGATGAAAAtggggaggggaaaaaaagaaaagaaaagaaggactGTCTGTCACGGAAGACAGTTTGACCTGCCCTGCCTTTCCTCCCTACGCCAAAAAAGAATTGACAAGCGGCCTCGGATCACCAGGCGTTCGGACAGCCCCCacgggtggtggtggtggtggtttgacgtcgacgagaaACGCGCAGAGGCGTGTGTGGCTCAGGAAGTGTCAGTGAACGTGTCAGTGAACATGTCCGTCCGCGGAAGCACGGGCtggagggaaggggaacaAACCGCTCGCTCACATCGACCGTGTGCCGAGGGAGTGATATCTACTGGGGCAAGTTGCAAGtaggatggatggatggatggatatACGGCCGAGGCATGATGCAGCATGAGTGACGGCTAACCATCTCGCACTCGTTTAAACTCATACACAGCCCACCAGACACGTCTCTCCCTCGATGCGCGTGTGCTGTAAGCACCCACACattcccctctcccccatTTCAGGTTTAGATCCCCTCATCCAGAGGACCAAAGGGATGGATGAC
The genomic region above belongs to Colletotrichum higginsianum IMI 349063 chromosome 2, whole genome shotgun sequence and contains:
- a CDS encoding Short-chain dehydrogenase/reductase family Oxidoreductase; this translates as MSPKYITKLEDKLVVVIGGTSGIGFAVAEASVEFGARVVVASRSQERVDDAVKKLVTSYPDAGNRIRGHVVNLYGNESEASITGLFESITNNGRDQVDHVVETAGESIGSLTLPEVTPQRIAEATSSRVTGSVMLAKVVGNYLKKAHTSSLTFTGGALAEKPPPGMSVMASIGGAKNSLTRGLAVDLSPVRVNLVAPGAVQTAVLDSFFESMGLEKGSAGFEAAKTMLKNASVSGRIGDPEDVAEAYLSLMRNHFVTGTILDVNGGMFLK
- a CDS encoding Alpha beta hydrolase fold protein yields the protein MSAMTLPQQQPLDCAYNRDDVVAGLTQYYLTLTSTAYVPASYVDFPPPGGWTDADLDVGALRALRRSETVIDLLRHLPYPRPMHDGPRPGPWNVAPGSKPVRYLRHLGTFSRWSDRGDAGLLELAALPMADTPAAPMDLPPDVVCLTFGDRISSAKNSTAATKPDARPYWWIVDCGRGVLTPYQERRYGVARVPRNKPWRTSQSYSVLDFFSKLVPELGRSHVPLPPTEDLDAEILGPSFSSSSAESEPAQIYAAHGWPDAAAFRHAECIAALQGWRRRAQEAERLKIAQDVDDADDEDYEMDGGDSDDDDMDQGEAGEALAEAVADMEVDDLSAEAAALRADLSPEERARFDRRGDELPFEWVDSE
- a CDS encoding Alpha beta hydrolase fold protein, translating into MSASRPQLSLWEKRDLVLRLLFRAPLQLIWNFLYGAPFALARGVSMRFFAFCAYYRFALGCMRAREIQFLLPPSIVTYERWIAHKAKRHPELADRLRRNVEMLPANDGSILWIGNRQKATKFVLFFHGGGYAVPLLPGHLEWCWEAYVNGGPGLHAEVAVAVLQYTLVPEARYPTQLQQAIAALNQLLLSGIKPGDLLVGGDSAGGNLACSVVRHICHPCHLEIPALRPEGRLAGVFLVSPWLSSKTSAPAFRENDHVDMVTARAMLRAAAELLHPRFPVRGKSDESDLAMAMPMDGDMAWADDISAAAASLYVTGGQQEAFRDDIRAFAEHVGCGNNDLDLLFELAEHEAHDFILLEGQAGRVGDATVRMRNWAVAQLGTGRASV